The following proteins are encoded in a genomic region of Comamonas resistens:
- a CDS encoding multidrug effflux MFS transporter, translated as MIITLGLLLGLQPLATDMYLPALPLIQSSFAARVSQAQLTLTAFLLAFGCSQLGWGPLSDRLGRKPVLLMGLGGYVIGALGCAGIQSMEALIAWRLLQGASLGAIVMCARAVVRDLYAPHLGAQVMSKALTGLGVLAFLAPVSGGLLVSWLGWRSTMLAQALMGGLALLLVALRFAESIPQRNPQALQPGSLLRTWARIVRNPMFQAYSLLTCFSYVGLFTQLAASSFTYLNVLGMSRTHYGLMMGCNALCYIAGTFACRRLLRRMSVQHTVAIAGLLSLTAGTLLGLASLSGLRSIWAYALPFGLYQIAHGIHMPCGQSNAVTPFPQAAGTASAVNGFVMMLIAFATGHWLGQSLNASSTAPMALGIWFWSACTALTAWTLVQRFGAIKH; from the coding sequence ATGATCATCACGCTGGGCCTGTTGCTGGGTTTGCAGCCGCTGGCCACCGATATGTATCTGCCGGCCCTGCCGCTGATTCAAAGCAGCTTTGCCGCCCGGGTTTCCCAGGCCCAGCTGACGCTGACGGCCTTCCTGCTGGCCTTCGGCTGCTCTCAGCTGGGTTGGGGGCCGCTGTCCGACCGCCTGGGCCGCAAGCCCGTGCTGCTCATGGGTCTCGGCGGCTATGTGATCGGCGCTCTCGGCTGCGCCGGCATCCAGAGCATGGAAGCGCTGATTGCCTGGCGCCTGCTGCAAGGTGCATCACTCGGTGCCATCGTGATGTGCGCACGCGCCGTGGTGCGCGACCTTTATGCGCCGCATCTGGGTGCACAGGTCATGTCCAAGGCGTTGACAGGACTGGGTGTGCTGGCGTTTCTGGCCCCCGTCAGCGGCGGCCTGCTGGTGAGCTGGCTGGGTTGGCGCTCCACCATGCTGGCCCAGGCGCTGATGGGTGGCCTGGCCTTGCTGCTCGTGGCTCTGCGTTTTGCCGAATCGATTCCCCAGCGCAATCCCCAAGCCCTGCAGCCCGGCAGTCTGCTGCGCACCTGGGCCCGCATCGTGCGCAACCCCATGTTTCAGGCCTATAGCCTGCTGACCTGTTTCAGCTATGTGGGCCTGTTCACCCAGTTGGCAGCATCCTCCTTCACCTACCTCAATGTGCTGGGAATGAGCCGCACCCACTACGGCCTGATGATGGGCTGCAACGCGCTGTGCTACATCGCCGGGACCTTTGCCTGCCGCCGCCTGCTGCGCCGCATGAGCGTGCAGCACACCGTGGCCATCGCAGGCCTGCTGTCACTGACTGCCGGGACTCTGCTGGGCCTGGCTTCGCTGTCAGGTCTGCGCAGCATCTGGGCTTATGCACTGCCGTTCGGCCTCTACCAGATCGCCCATGGCATCCATATGCCCTGCGGTCAGAGCAATGCCGTGACGCCATTCCCGCAAGCCGCAGGGACGGCCTCGGCCGTCAACGGCTTTGTGATGATGCTCATTGCCTTTGCCACCGGCCACTGGCTGGGCCAGAGTCTGAATGCAAGCTCCACCGCGCCGATGGCGCTGGGCATCTGGTTCTGGTCGGCCTGCACGGCGCTCACGGCCTGGACCCTGGTTCAGCGGTTTGGAGCCATCAAGCACTGA
- a CDS encoding alpha/beta hydrolase: MSASASFWTRKRLLFGALALLLTGSTLWGLKELDARQRIWIFQPSDRAWPGANSAGMQEVEIPYTTASGQKVQLHGLWMPGARAKAPQLLFLHGARWNVTGSSPRIRRLNELGFSVLAVDYRGFGKSSHALPSEASATEDARAAWDWLERKAPGQPRYIFGHSLGGAIAIDLARRVKDEKGVLVESTFTSIPDVFDSMRWGWLPVDWLITQRFDSIDKVAEIGSPLLVVHGTADPLIPARLGQQLFDAAREPKRIILVDGATHHNTQARAMGEYRKALRELFGLNPR; this comes from the coding sequence ATGTCCGCCTCCGCCTCGTTCTGGACTCGCAAGCGCCTGCTGTTTGGCGCGCTGGCCCTGCTGCTGACCGGCAGCACCCTCTGGGGACTGAAAGAACTCGATGCCAGACAGCGCATCTGGATATTCCAGCCCAGCGACCGGGCCTGGCCCGGCGCCAACTCGGCCGGCATGCAGGAGGTCGAAATTCCCTACACCACCGCCAGCGGCCAGAAAGTGCAGCTGCACGGACTATGGATGCCTGGGGCACGTGCCAAGGCGCCGCAGCTATTGTTTCTGCACGGCGCGCGCTGGAACGTGACGGGCTCCTCCCCGCGCATCCGCAGGCTCAACGAGCTCGGTTTTTCCGTGCTGGCCGTGGACTACCGGGGCTTTGGCAAAAGCAGCCATGCCCTGCCCTCCGAAGCTTCGGCCACCGAAGACGCCCGCGCCGCCTGGGACTGGCTGGAACGCAAGGCGCCGGGGCAGCCCCGCTATATCTTCGGCCACTCGCTGGGCGGTGCGATCGCGATTGATCTGGCCCGCCGCGTCAAGGATGAAAAAGGCGTGCTGGTCGAATCCACCTTCACCAGCATCCCCGATGTGTTCGATTCCATGCGCTGGGGCTGGCTGCCCGTGGACTGGCTGATCACCCAGCGTTTCGACTCCATCGACAAGGTGGCCGAAATCGGCTCGCCGCTGCTGGTCGTGCATGGCACGGCCGACCCGCTGATTCCGGCACGCCTGGGCCAGCAACTGTTCGACGCGGCCAGGGAACCCAAGCGCATCATTCTGGTCGACGGCGCCACCCACCACAACACCCAGGCCCGGGCCATGGGTGAGTACCGCAAGGCGCTGCGCGAGCTGTTCGGGCTCAACCCGCGCTAA
- a CDS encoding methylglyoxal synthase, translated as MPICLGLAANKLHHQTEDAALFSLLRACEAGIRELKLGFHAVGRTYDAIAAAGMMQGYRGLVRYPYGREGGLMRLVAEVVGMEGDERTLDGAIYLMDPVDPSSIFPEALAMKRQCVIHGKPFLSTVASTRDWIEMERIHAGLARDRNADRFHDYENQTLALIAHDAMKPTMLEFADRNFELLSRYRRRVGTGTTGQKLNEMAWSKGWPADKPWVDRYNSGPLGGDAQIADLVLDKRCQRAIFFEDPHVARQHEADIQLLERAVTTVTHDAVCSTSPQVAQRWCDAAVRRSAA; from the coding sequence ATGCCGATCTGCCTGGGCCTGGCTGCCAACAAACTGCATCATCAGACCGAAGATGCTGCCCTGTTTTCCCTGCTGCGTGCCTGCGAGGCCGGAATTCGTGAACTCAAGCTCGGCTTTCATGCCGTAGGCCGCACCTATGACGCCATTGCGGCCGCCGGCATGATGCAGGGCTATCGCGGGCTGGTGCGCTACCCCTATGGCCGCGAAGGCGGGCTGATGCGTCTGGTGGCCGAAGTCGTGGGCATGGAAGGTGACGAGCGCACGCTGGACGGTGCCATCTACCTGATGGACCCGGTGGACCCTTCGTCCATCTTTCCCGAGGCGCTGGCCATGAAGCGTCAGTGCGTGATTCACGGCAAACCATTCCTCTCCACCGTGGCATCGACGCGTGACTGGATCGAGATGGAGCGCATTCACGCCGGCCTGGCGCGCGACCGCAATGCCGACCGCTTTCACGACTATGAAAATCAGACGCTGGCGCTGATTGCCCACGATGCGATGAAGCCCACCATGCTGGAGTTCGCCGATCGCAACTTCGAGCTGCTCAGCCGCTACCGTCGCCGCGTGGGTACGGGCACCACGGGCCAGAAGCTCAACGAGATGGCCTGGAGCAAGGGCTGGCCCGCCGACAAGCCCTGGGTGGACCGCTACAACAGCGGCCCGCTGGGCGGCGATGCGCAGATTGCCGACCTGGTGCTGGACAAGCGCTGCCAGCGCGCCATCTTCTTTGAAGACCCGCATGTGGCACGTCAGCACGAGGCCGACATCCAGTTGCTGGAGCGCGCCGTGACCACGGTCACGCATGATGCGGTCTGCAGCACCTCGCCCCAGGTGGCCCAGCGCTGGTGCGATGCTGCCGTCAGGCGCAGCGCGGCCTGA
- a CDS encoding YfeK family protein produces MKHFTTALLIAALPLAALAEKPTPAASQEIEHLITNLKASGCEFQRNGSWYDSAKAADHLRSKYDYLLKKGWVATPEDFITRAGTESSMSHKPYQVRCAGKEAEPSAAWLQAELKRYRSK; encoded by the coding sequence ATGAAGCATTTCACCACTGCCCTGCTGATCGCCGCCCTGCCCCTGGCCGCACTTGCCGAAAAACCCACGCCCGCGGCCAGCCAGGAGATCGAGCATCTGATAACCAACCTCAAGGCTTCGGGCTGCGAATTTCAACGCAACGGCAGCTGGTACGACAGCGCCAAGGCCGCCGACCATCTGCGCAGCAAGTACGACTACCTGCTCAAGAAAGGCTGGGTGGCAACGCCCGAAGACTTCATTACCCGCGCCGGCACGGAAAGCAGCATGAGCCACAAGCCCTATCAGGTGCGCTGCGCAGGCAAGGAGGCCGAGCCCAGCGCCGCCTGGCTGCAGGCCGAGCTCAAGCGCTACCGCAGCAAATAA
- a CDS encoding cupin domain-containing protein, with protein MSIYYRASFASLLCSSTFMLCFSGNALAQAAAPQASASQTSGLSRTLVGRADVSVPGREAVVAKVEVAPGSRAGRHTHPGDEISYVSEGEVDLLVDGQAPRTIKAGESFVVPAGVIHDAHNASSSAVKLVGIYVVEKGKPLASPAP; from the coding sequence ATGTCCATCTACTACCGCGCCAGCTTTGCCAGCCTGCTGTGCTCCAGCACTTTCATGCTTTGCTTCAGCGGCAATGCGCTGGCCCAGGCGGCCGCGCCCCAGGCTAGTGCGTCCCAGACCAGCGGCCTGTCACGCACCCTGGTCGGCAGGGCCGATGTTTCGGTGCCCGGCCGCGAAGCCGTGGTGGCCAAGGTCGAAGTCGCACCAGGCTCGCGTGCAGGCCGCCACACCCACCCCGGGGACGAGATCAGCTATGTCAGCGAAGGCGAGGTGGATCTGCTGGTGGACGGCCAGGCCCCACGCACCATCAAGGCCGGTGAATCCTTTGTCGTGCCAGCGGGCGTGATTCATGATGCCCACAACGCCAGCAGCTCCGCCGTCAAGCTCGTCGGCATCTATGTGGTGGAAAAAGGCAAGCCTCTGGCTTCGCCCGCCCCCTGA
- a CDS encoding porin: MTVLNRRRLPRALFLSSCAALTTLVASPMAHAQQAPNGALQIYGRLNTSVERTRIEGQPAVMGLQNNESFWGLRGQEDLGGGMQAGFILEHGFEIDTGAPTEASYFNRKSEVNLSGSFGMLRMGRLISEAYYATADVVNMHNFDTGSSADALYAWVSNGANHVSWRLPEYQGLTVELGTSLHEKQTEPNKNAWDLAANYEMGSLTLGLGHNRWGMAEQTTLRATYTTGPWTLAGYVQNSRGWDQARDQVDSRQRTRNMGRMAIQYADGPGEYHLNLGYAGKVGGETGTQAMQWTLAYNYNFSKRTKLYALYTRLNNHERASYLTGEQGVGFSAVALGMRHYF, from the coding sequence GTGACCGTTTTGAACCGCCGGCGCCTGCCCCGCGCCCTGTTTCTGTCCAGCTGCGCAGCCCTGACCACACTGGTTGCCTCCCCCATGGCCCATGCACAGCAAGCCCCCAATGGGGCGCTGCAAATCTACGGCCGCCTGAACACTTCGGTGGAGCGCACCAGAATCGAAGGTCAGCCCGCGGTCATGGGCTTGCAGAACAACGAATCCTTCTGGGGTTTGCGCGGCCAGGAAGATCTGGGCGGCGGCATGCAGGCGGGCTTCATTCTGGAGCACGGCTTTGAAATCGACACGGGTGCACCCACCGAGGCCAGCTATTTCAACCGCAAGAGCGAGGTGAACCTGTCCGGCAGCTTCGGCATGCTGCGCATGGGCCGCCTGATCAGCGAGGCCTACTACGCCACGGCCGATGTGGTGAATATGCACAACTTCGACACCGGCAGCTCGGCCGACGCGCTGTACGCCTGGGTGTCCAACGGGGCCAACCATGTGTCCTGGCGTCTGCCCGAATACCAAGGCCTGACCGTGGAGCTGGGCACCAGCCTGCACGAGAAGCAGACCGAGCCCAACAAGAACGCCTGGGACCTGGCCGCCAACTACGAAATGGGCAGCCTGACGCTGGGCCTGGGCCACAACCGCTGGGGCATGGCCGAGCAGACCACGCTGCGTGCGACCTACACCACCGGCCCCTGGACGCTGGCCGGCTATGTGCAGAACAGCCGTGGCTGGGATCAGGCCCGCGATCAGGTCGATAGCCGCCAGCGCACACGCAATATGGGCCGCATGGCCATTCAGTATGCAGACGGCCCCGGTGAATACCACCTGAACCTGGGCTATGCCGGCAAGGTGGGCGGTGAGACCGGTACCCAGGCCATGCAGTGGACGCTGGCCTATAACTACAACTTCAGCAAGCGCACCAAGCTGTATGCGCTCTATACCCGCCTCAACAATCACGAGCGCGCCAGCTATCTGACGGGCGAGCAAGGCGTGGGCTTCAGCGCTGTCGCGCTGGGCATGCGCCACTATTTCTAA
- the chrA gene encoding chromate efflux transporter — translation MTHPQPAGSNPPTASSPDEPTGHGGFLEVLLAFLKLGLTSFGGPVAHLGYFRTEFVERRKWLDDKSYSDLVALCQFLPGPASSQVGMVLGLGRSGWSGALAAWIGFTLPSAIALILFAIGMSHWAGVAQSGAIHGLKVVAVAVVAQAVWGMARSLCPDRPRAAVAIVSTLLVLAMPSAVGQIAAIAFGGAVGRWALAFKPLPAAQHREYGVSKKTGAVLLGIFAVLLALLPVLVAAVHLPALKIFSDFYQAGALVFGGGHVVLPLLQTSVVPGEMSNEAFLAGYGAAQAVPGPLFTFAAYLGAAMPSPLGGWVGGMILLVAVFLPAFLLVMGALPYWESLRQRVGVQKAMAGVNAAVVGLLGAALYDPVWTSSIHSKADFGLALAAFGLLVYARLSPALVVMLAALAGWLFAL, via the coding sequence ATGACTCATCCACAACCAGCCGGTTCAAATCCGCCCACAGCATCGAGCCCTGATGAGCCAACGGGCCATGGCGGGTTTCTTGAAGTGCTTCTGGCCTTTCTGAAGCTGGGCTTGACTTCCTTCGGCGGGCCGGTGGCTCATCTGGGGTACTTTCGCACCGAGTTTGTAGAGCGCCGAAAGTGGCTGGATGACAAGAGTTATTCGGATCTGGTCGCACTTTGCCAATTTTTGCCAGGCCCTGCCAGCAGCCAGGTCGGCATGGTTCTGGGGCTTGGGCGTTCCGGCTGGAGCGGCGCCTTGGCTGCGTGGATCGGGTTCACACTGCCTTCGGCAATTGCGCTGATTCTTTTTGCCATCGGCATGTCGCATTGGGCAGGCGTTGCCCAGTCTGGCGCCATACATGGGCTGAAAGTCGTGGCCGTGGCGGTCGTTGCGCAGGCGGTTTGGGGAATGGCCAGATCTCTTTGCCCCGACAGGCCACGTGCCGCAGTGGCCATTGTCTCGACCCTGCTGGTGCTGGCCATGCCTTCAGCAGTCGGCCAGATAGCCGCCATCGCCTTTGGCGGTGCAGTTGGGCGGTGGGCGCTGGCCTTCAAGCCGCTGCCTGCGGCGCAGCATCGCGAATACGGCGTGAGCAAGAAAACAGGGGCTGTTCTGCTGGGCATCTTTGCTGTCCTGCTTGCCCTGTTACCAGTCCTGGTGGCAGCGGTACACCTTCCTGCACTGAAGATTTTCAGCGATTTCTATCAGGCAGGAGCCTTGGTTTTCGGCGGTGGTCACGTGGTGCTGCCCCTGTTGCAGACAAGCGTAGTCCCCGGCGAGATGTCGAATGAGGCGTTCCTGGCTGGCTATGGCGCAGCTCAGGCGGTGCCCGGGCCTTTGTTCACCTTCGCAGCCTACCTGGGCGCTGCCATGCCCAGCCCTTTGGGGGGCTGGGTCGGCGGGATGATCTTGCTGGTGGCAGTTTTTCTTCCCGCCTTCCTGCTGGTCATGGGGGCCTTGCCATACTGGGAGTCCTTGCGCCAACGCGTTGGAGTGCAAAAAGCCATGGCCGGGGTGAATGCTGCGGTAGTTGGCCTGCTGGGTGCAGCCCTCTATGACCCGGTGTGGACCAGCTCCATCCACTCCAAGGCAGATTTCGGACTGGCGCTTGCCGCGTTCGGACTGCTGGTATACGCAAGACTGTCACCCGCGCTGGTCGTGATGCTTGCAGCACTGGCTGGATGGCTTTTCGCCCTCTGA
- the gdhA gene encoding NADP-specific glutamate dehydrogenase, with amino-acid sequence MKYESVGQFLEEVAQRNPGQPEFLQAVTEVMESLWPFIESNPKYAEHALLERLVEPERIIQFRVSWTDDKGQVQVNRGFRIQHSMAIGPFKGGIRFHPSVNQSVLKFLAFEQTFKNALTTLPMGGGKGGSDFDPKGKSPAEVMRFCQAFVSELFRHVGPDTDVPAGDIGVGGREVGYMAGMYKKLSNTASSVFTGKGLSFGGSLIRPEATGYGTVYFAREMLATRGQSFEGKTVSVSGSGNVAQYAVEKAMELGAKVVTVSDSSGTVYDAAGFTPEKLAILMDVKNHKYGRVSDYAKLVPGVEFLAGKCPWSIKVDVALPCATQNELTEADAKALIANGVLCVAEGANMPSTNEAARAFEAAGVLYAPGKASNAGGVATSGLEMSQNAARLSWPAEEVDARLLQIMQGIHAACVKYGKREDGTVSYIDGANIAGFVKVADAMLAQGVI; translated from the coding sequence ATGAAGTACGAGTCCGTAGGCCAATTCCTGGAAGAAGTGGCACAACGCAACCCCGGTCAGCCCGAATTCCTGCAAGCCGTCACCGAAGTGATGGAAAGCCTGTGGCCCTTCATTGAGAGCAACCCCAAGTACGCCGAGCACGCTCTGCTGGAGCGCCTGGTCGAGCCCGAGCGCATCATCCAGTTCCGCGTGAGCTGGACCGACGACAAGGGCCAGGTGCAAGTGAACCGCGGCTTCCGTATCCAGCACAGCATGGCCATCGGCCCCTTCAAGGGCGGTATCCGCTTTCACCCCTCGGTCAACCAGTCCGTGCTGAAGTTCCTGGCTTTCGAGCAGACCTTCAAGAACGCACTGACGACTCTGCCCATGGGCGGCGGCAAGGGCGGCTCCGACTTCGACCCCAAGGGCAAGAGCCCTGCCGAAGTCATGCGCTTCTGCCAGGCTTTCGTGAGCGAGCTGTTCCGCCACGTCGGTCCCGACACCGATGTGCCGGCTGGCGACATCGGCGTGGGCGGCCGTGAAGTGGGCTATATGGCTGGCATGTACAAGAAGCTGTCGAACACCGCTTCCTCGGTGTTCACCGGCAAGGGCCTGTCCTTCGGCGGCTCGCTGATCCGCCCCGAAGCCACAGGCTACGGCACCGTGTACTTCGCCCGCGAAATGCTGGCCACACGCGGCCAGTCGTTCGAAGGCAAGACCGTGTCCGTGTCCGGTTCGGGCAACGTGGCGCAGTACGCCGTGGAAAAGGCCATGGAACTGGGCGCCAAGGTGGTGACCGTGTCCGACTCCTCGGGCACTGTCTACGACGCAGCCGGCTTCACCCCTGAAAAGCTGGCCATCCTGATGGACGTGAAGAACCACAAGTACGGCCGCGTCAGCGACTACGCCAAGCTGGTTCCCGGCGTGGAATTCCTGGCCGGCAAGTGCCCATGGTCCATCAAGGTGGACGTGGCCCTGCCTTGCGCCACACAGAACGAACTGACCGAAGCCGATGCCAAGGCCCTGATCGCCAACGGCGTGCTGTGCGTGGCTGAAGGCGCCAACATGCCCTCCACCAACGAAGCCGCCCGTGCCTTCGAAGCCGCTGGCGTGCTGTACGCTCCCGGCAAGGCATCCAACGCCGGTGGCGTGGCTACGTCCGGTCTGGAAATGTCGCAAAATGCGGCCCGCCTGTCCTGGCCTGCCGAAGAAGTGGACGCCCGTCTGCTGCAGATCATGCAAGGCATCCACGCAGCCTGCGTGAAGTACGGCAAGCGCGAAGACGGCACCGTGAGCTACATCGACGGCGCCAACATCGCCGGCTTTGTGAAGGTGGCCGACGCCATGCTGGCACAAGGCGTGATCTAA
- a CDS encoding MFS transporter — translation MAAEIPIRPSASGKASAAQMQQLENALNNMGVTRSHKSIIFLVVCGVLFDVFEQNAVGLAGPLLRQQWGLDATDIAFLNTITFFAAAMGRLLSGYLADRMGRRFMLNVNLGLFTLGAIACALAPNYAFLAVARAIVGFGLGGEITTAVTMLAEFCSARFRGTAVGLINVGGGGLGNMLAPAFALGVFTLFPGDDSWRWLFGCLVMPAVFIVFYRRYVPETPRFLLSQGRVQEANRVLSMLAAGKLANARFEVREFIAQDAAAQSAAQADQVASGPRTSFTDIFRGGYARRTLAVGVASWMTFGAQLSVLTLMPTILVAQGYSISKSFGFTIVMQLGSLLGAIAASTMGYYFPRKKVLTAGALAACVAGLAFGNLTHSVAMILVCGALFQFCVLTLNTSIWIFAPELYPTRIRALGTSFLLALGTIGGAMSQVLAGKMFDLHGVAGMFGMIAAMYFIFAVAVQFAPETFGRSIEEGAGGVEPCSEAESAAASPLGQERTA, via the coding sequence ATGGCCGCAGAAATCCCCATCCGCCCCAGTGCATCCGGCAAGGCCAGTGCCGCCCAGATGCAGCAACTGGAAAACGCGCTCAACAACATGGGCGTGACGCGTTCGCACAAAAGCATCATCTTTCTGGTGGTGTGCGGCGTGCTCTTCGATGTGTTCGAGCAAAACGCGGTCGGCCTGGCCGGCCCCTTGCTGCGCCAGCAGTGGGGGCTGGATGCCACCGACATCGCCTTCCTCAACACCATCACTTTTTTTGCCGCCGCCATGGGGCGCTTGTTGTCCGGCTACCTGGCCGACCGCATGGGACGGCGCTTCATGCTCAACGTGAACCTGGGTCTGTTCACATTGGGGGCAATCGCCTGTGCGCTGGCGCCCAATTACGCATTTCTGGCCGTGGCGCGCGCCATTGTGGGCTTTGGCCTGGGCGGAGAGATCACCACGGCGGTGACCATGCTGGCGGAGTTCTGCTCGGCCCGCTTTCGCGGCACGGCCGTGGGCCTGATCAATGTGGGCGGTGGCGGCCTGGGTAATATGCTGGCGCCGGCTTTCGCATTGGGCGTGTTCACGCTGTTCCCCGGCGATGATTCCTGGCGCTGGCTGTTCGGCTGCCTGGTCATGCCGGCCGTTTTCATCGTCTTCTACCGCCGTTATGTGCCGGAGACACCGCGCTTTCTGCTGTCCCAGGGGCGGGTACAGGAGGCCAATCGCGTGCTGAGCATGCTGGCCGCCGGCAAGCTGGCCAATGCCCGGTTCGAGGTGCGGGAGTTCATCGCGCAGGATGCTGCAGCGCAGTCCGCCGCTCAGGCCGACCAGGTGGCCTCAGGCCCGCGCACCTCATTCACCGATATTTTTCGCGGCGGCTATGCGCGGCGCACGCTGGCCGTGGGGGTGGCCTCATGGATGACGTTTGGCGCGCAGCTGTCGGTGCTGACGCTGATGCCCACCATTCTGGTGGCCCAGGGGTACTCGATCTCCAAGAGCTTCGGCTTCACCATCGTCATGCAGCTGGGCAGCTTGCTGGGGGCGATTGCGGCATCGACCATGGGCTACTACTTCCCGCGCAAAAAGGTGTTGACCGCAGGGGCGCTGGCCGCCTGTGTGGCGGGGCTGGCATTTGGCAATCTCACTCACAGCGTGGCCATGATCCTGGTTTGCGGTGCACTGTTCCAGTTCTGTGTGCTGACGCTCAACACCTCGATCTGGATTTTTGCCCCCGAGCTGTACCCGACCCGCATCCGGGCGCTGGGTACCTCGTTCCTGCTGGCGCTGGGAACGATAGGCGGAGCCATGTCCCAGGTGCTGGCAGGCAAGATGTTCGATCTGCACGGCGTGGCCGGAATGTTCGGCATGATCGCGGCCATGTATTTCATTTTTGCAGTGGCCGTGCAGTTTGCGCCAGAGACATTTGGCCGTTCCATCGAAGAAGGCGCGGGCGGCGTGGAGCCCTGCAGCGAAGCAGAGTCTGCCGCCGCATCACCTCTGGGCCAGGAGCGCACCGCATGA
- a CDS encoding aspartate/glutamate racemase family protein: MKASKAEMAQILLINPNTSRQTTELMARQARACLPAGMLLLTATAQRGDAMITDEAGLRLAEQEVLRLGLEFAHSAGAAPARAIIVAAFGNPGLDALRAALPPGVAACGIGEAAMRAAATAADQGPRRFGIATTTPGLEASIAASVNALGLMPQFTGTRIAPGEPLALAADPALQCERLALAVAQCIEQDGAQAVVIGGGPLSEAALWLAPRFAQPVLSPVVAAMQAALASLSEAVPQ, from the coding sequence ATGAAGGCAAGCAAGGCCGAGATGGCGCAGATTCTGCTGATCAATCCCAATACGTCGCGGCAAACCACGGAGCTGATGGCCAGGCAGGCCAGGGCCTGCCTGCCTGCCGGAATGCTGCTGCTGACGGCCACGGCGCAGCGGGGCGACGCCATGATTACCGACGAGGCCGGCCTGAGGCTGGCCGAGCAGGAGGTGCTGAGGCTGGGCCTGGAATTTGCCCACTCTGCGGGCGCTGCGCCTGCGCGGGCCATCATCGTGGCGGCTTTTGGCAACCCGGGGCTGGACGCGCTGCGCGCCGCTCTGCCGCCGGGCGTGGCCGCCTGCGGTATTGGCGAGGCAGCCATGCGCGCCGCCGCCACGGCCGCAGACCAGGGGCCGCGCCGCTTTGGCATTGCCACGACCACGCCGGGTCTGGAGGCATCGATTGCTGCATCGGTCAATGCATTGGGCCTGATGCCGCAGTTCACCGGCACGCGCATTGCCCCCGGTGAGCCATTGGCGCTGGCCGCCGACCCGGCCTTGCAATGTGAACGGCTGGCCCTCGCGGTGGCGCAGTGCATAGAGCAAGATGGCGCCCAGGCCGTGGTGATTGGCGGCGGGCCTTTGTCCGAAGCGGCGCTGTGGCTGGCGCCGCGCTTTGCGCAGCCGGTGCTCTCGCCCGTGGTGGCTGCCATGCAGGCGGCGCTGGCGAGCCTGTCCGAGGCGGTGCCGCAGTAG
- a CDS encoding MurR/RpiR family transcriptional regulator: protein MTPTEIQSSFIARVRAALPQLPPTERRLGEFLLDFPGNLSSYAAAEIAQLTGVSNATVTRFIRRLGYDSYDEARRHARTQGDNGSPLFLAAATAQGTPTAEVMSTHLRQATDNLAVTMGQISAAQLDTIAKALIGARQLMFVGYRQNRNFAAYLRWQLLQALHMPSQVIPGPGETLGEYAAQLGQGDVVVVFALRRSVRLVAEFARLARQQGARLLCITDHASPAPEADWLLRVQTSAPGPLDNHAALFMLCHLIATSTLQQCGQPGRRHMAAIETSHDELDELL, encoded by the coding sequence ATGACACCTACAGAGATCCAGTCGTCCTTTATCGCCCGCGTGCGTGCCGCTCTGCCGCAGTTGCCGCCCACAGAGCGCCGTCTTGGCGAATTTCTGCTGGACTTTCCTGGCAATCTCTCCAGTTACGCTGCCGCTGAAATCGCACAGCTGACGGGCGTTTCCAACGCCACGGTCACCCGCTTCATCCGGCGTCTGGGCTATGACAGCTATGACGAGGCGCGCCGCCACGCCAGAACCCAGGGCGACAACGGATCTCCGCTTTTCCTGGCCGCCGCGACGGCGCAGGGTACGCCCACCGCCGAGGTGATGAGCACCCATCTGCGCCAGGCCACGGACAATCTGGCCGTGACCATGGGCCAGATCTCGGCCGCCCAGCTCGACACCATTGCCAAGGCCTTGATCGGCGCACGCCAGCTGATGTTTGTCGGCTACCGCCAGAACCGCAACTTTGCCGCCTATCTGCGCTGGCAGTTGCTGCAGGCCTTGCACATGCCCAGCCAGGTCATTCCCGGCCCCGGCGAAACACTGGGCGAATACGCCGCCCAGCTGGGCCAGGGCGATGTGGTCGTGGTGTTTGCCCTGCGCCGCAGCGTGCGCCTGGTGGCCGAGTTTGCCCGCCTGGCCCGCCAGCAAGGCGCCAGGCTGCTGTGCATCACCGACCATGCCAGTCCCGCGCCCGAGGCCGACTGGCTGCTGCGCGTGCAGACTTCGGCCCCCGGCCCGCTGGACAACCATGCCGCGCTGTTCATGCTCTGCCATCTGATTGCCACATCCACGCTGCAGCAATGCGGCCAGCCCGGACGCAGGCATATGGCGGCCATTGAGACCAGCCACGATGAACTCGATGAACTGTTATGA